The Oncorhynchus nerka isolate Pitt River linkage group LG12, Oner_Uvic_2.0, whole genome shotgun sequence genome includes a region encoding these proteins:
- the LOC135574177 gene encoding uncharacterized protein K02A2.6-like encodes MERVGVDVVGPFPTTDSGNRWVLTAMDYFTKWPEAYALPDQEAETIVDALTAGMFSRFGAAESIHSDQGRNFESRVFATMCERLGMHKTRTTPLHPQSDGLVERFNKTLGQQLAIVSSKHQRDWDQAPAYGPHGMPLRCPRLHLLHACPPHAGERDPHPCGDGVWSAPG; translated from the coding sequence atggagagggtgggagtggatgtagttgggccgttccccaccacagacagtggaaaccgctgggtgctcacggccatggactatttcacaaaatggcccgaggcctatgctctgcctgaccaggaggcagagaccatcgtcgacgccctgacagcggggatgttcagcaggtttggagctgcagagtccatccacagcgaccaaggcagaaactttgagtcccgtgtgttcgccaccatgtgtgagaggctgggtatgcacaagacccgcactactcctctccatcctcaaagtgatggccttgtggagcgcttcaacaaaacgcttggacagcagctggccatcgtctcttccaaacaccagcgtgactgggaccaagcacctgcctatggtcctcatggcatgccgctccgctgtccaagactccacctcctgcacgcctgccctcctcatgctggggagagagatccgcacccctgcggagatggcgtttggtcggcccctggatag